The DNA sequence cgcggattctttcattaaggcccatgTTGGGGCCAGAAAAGTACAGGCCCGAAAGGGTCGATATATTCAGGATTGCACAAGGAGACTCCGAGTTGCTGCAGGAGTTTGTAACCAagttccagaaggaaaggatgttgctacCGGTTGTTCCGGATGAATGGGTGACTGGAGCATTCACCAAGGGTCTGAATCCGAGAAGTCTGATGCTTCCCAGAAGTTGAAAGAAAGTTTGCTCGAGTTCCAAGCAACAACTTGGGTAGATGTTCACAACCAGTACAAGTCAAGGATAAGGATTGAGGATGATCAACTCGATTTCCCAGGGTCGGTTAAGGGTCGGGACCGagagaagaataaagagaaatcaaaAGATGATTTCGACACAGATCGACGGTCTTCGAGGAGCCGGTTTTTTCCTTATGAATGGGCTGAAGGACGCAACAGAGGTTTCCGGTTGGCGGATAGGTTCATTACCAATAGAAGAACCGATCGCGGTCGGAACAACAGATCATTACAGGACAAGGAAACATCAGGTTCTCGAGATTCTTCCTACCTCAGACTTTTAAAATATAACATCAACGTCAGTATAGTAGAGTTGGTAtcggctatgaggaacattaaagaggTACGGTTCCCAAATCCAATGAGATATGATCCCAGCCAAAGGAATCCTAACTTATGGTGCGAATACCACGAGACAAACGGTCATCGGACCGGGGACTGCCGGCATCTGTGCAAAAAGGTGGAGACACtgctgaaaaatggccatctcagggaatttttaagtgaccgggctaAAAATAATTACGCTCGCAGTCGTGATAACACAGAGCCCTCAAAAGCAGGAGAAAATTCCTCGCGCCTGACAATTAACATTTTCAGGGGAAACAAGATTAACGGGGTTACATTCTCGGCGGCAAAAAAGACGAAGGTGTCAGTAACCCACAGCAAGAGGCTCCGGGAAGTCGCTGAAGACGACATCACTTTCACAAAGGAGGGACCAGATGGATTGTTGCTACCGAACAACGacgcattggtaatttctttaaatatattagattttaaaattaaacgtgttctgGTGGATCCAGAGAGTTCGGTCAATTttatacaatggagagtattggagcaagtgATCACGTCCAAAGCATACCTCAATAGAGATGAAATGGTCGTATGCAGTAAtaaatacccaactaggagtcggggtcgaatccactgggaGCTAGGATGAGAGTTATGGGTATATATTTCAAATGAATAATTAGATTGCCTAGATTGCACCTCCACAGCAATGATTTGTTTCCTATTTCTACTGTTAATCTAATGATTGCAAGATAAAGAAAGTAGAgtagagataattatttttaaggtttttccaaatgggtaaaaggcctagggttgtgaccataacctagttGTTTGGCTAATGGGATAAAAACGttaatgcttattttgttgatttgggtgtattatagctctcaactctacattacccactcaatacctctcggtcagagagtgattttgtccaatttggctttctcaagaccaaatgggaaTCACCCGAAACAGTCGATAAGagttcaagtcgggttattactatctctagattgaaccctttaattggggtaatcaatctctcaattgacccaattccttgttagttaagttatcctagactaggtccttCTTTCtaaagtagagactaagtcaaataggcatgaaataatgtttgcaaccattaattctacgattaaagcatgaactaagctaaataatcaacacccaatcataaacaagcactaaattagatatctgtaaggtttacacactagggttgggtcacaaccctagtaaaagtctagctactcataatgggatttgaagaaaatgaggaagaaaaactaattaaactcataatggaagttTAAAATGATTTAATctaatgtaaatacaccaaagTAATGtgaaacttcctaaagtagtaaagaaaaatggctacaacaacttcagatgttcaaacttaacataattttgtgaaactcgtctatttatacaaggctaaaaatttcggataaaaatgcccctcgggaggttctgcggcctcataattccatgtgcggtccgcagatttcttcatatGGTAGGGAGTGGAGTCCTGCGGTCGCATATTTCTGAACTGCGGCTGCGAGGAaatcttctgcggccacacactTCTGGACTGTGGCCGCAAGGTaactcttctgcggccgcacaattcttgtgcgttCCGCAATTCAAAGAGgctcctggacttggtctttttgcataccctctcatcttcgactcttagcccagttttgcggccgcacaattcatgtgcagtCCGTATTTCAGGCAAAGTTCTGCTAAACTTTTCTTCTTGGTTTGCGCGCAGATGGAATTTTGatgtccgcaatttcttctgcaaccgcagaattccttctgcggaccgcacatttattcttatgtgccctttattgccttaTGATTCAGAACACTCTtttttgagtcagatttcatctcgagagaccaaacttccagcattcctgcaattttgcacaattttattagtttcgggaacataatTCAATGCTTTTCGACTAAAACagaagctaaaaggcgctaataagcagtcaaaatccccacttatcagcaAGCCAAGCTCACTGGAAGCATTATTCCGACCACAAAACTCATTGCCAGGTTTAACctagcaagtgtgacaacccgatgagagatcctgctgcccacaAATGCCGAAAGGGTGATGAAGACGACCCTTTTCGAGgtggtggatggtgatatgggctACAATATTATCCTGGCAAGACCATGGTTGCATGAGATGTAAGTTGTGTCATCGACATATCACcagttgctgaaattcccaactcctgAGGGAATTAAACAAACAAGAGGTGACCAACTGGCGCCaagagagatgaatgcaatttcggtctccagtagcaaagggaaggagcatgcggcatagcaattataggaaccgACGTCTGTTCCCGAGTCAAGCGAAGTCAACTAGGGGGAAGAGGCATCGAAATCTTatcaggtgccaaggtatttccaggtaccagaagagacggacgCAACAAAATCCATAGCGGAAGAGCTTGAGCAAGTAGCATTATTcgaaaagttcttggagaggaagttccacttggggacatgACTGCATCCCGAACTAAGGTCTAGATTTATTGAATTTCTCAAATTTAACGTCGATTGTTTTACGTTATCACATGcgaatatgacaggtatcccgccaGTAGTAGTCGTacataagctaagcttggatcccatCATTCATCTGGTAAGACAGAAAACACGTCCTATTACCAAGGCCAGAaacaaattcgtcaaagaagaggtaactcacttacttgatatcggttcaatccgagGGATAAAGTATCTAGACTGGCTAGCTAACATAGTAGTAAttccaaagaagaagaataaattttgcatgtgcgtagactataaggactcaaataaggcatgcccaaaagactcattcccattgccgagcattgatcaaatgattgatgcaatggccgggcatgagttaatgcatttcctcgatgcttactccgggtataatcaaattaagatgaacccggaagatcaggaaaaatCTTCGTTCATAACAAATTTCGAcatatattgctataatgtgatgcccttcgggctaaagaacgcCGGAGCCGCTTATCAGCGGCTCGTGAACAaaatgtttgaaaagcaaataaggaaaaccatggaagtttacatagacgATATGCGTGTTAAGTCTTTGAACAtatgtgatcatcttaaacacttgcaagaaacttttgacaacttaaggaagcataacatgaaacttaacctcGAGAAGTGTGtgttcggggtcagctccggcAAGTTCTTGGGATTCCTGGTGTCACAAAGAGGGATTGAGGTTAACCCTGATAAAATATCGAAGACATCCTGAACCAGCTATCAAGCGTAAAAGAGGTGCAATGGCTCACGGGTCGATTGaccgctttgagcaggttcatttcccggtcttcaaaataatgccatcatttcttctcgttactcaaaaagaagaacaatttcgaatggaccccggaatgtcaaCAGGCTTTCAGGGATTTGAAAAGATATTTGTCAAGTCCTCAGTTACTATCGAAGCCGGAGGAAGGCAAAAAACTGTTAATCTACCTAGCAGTCTCGGAGGTAGCAGTAAGCGCTGTTTTGGTCcgtgaggacgaaggtacgcaatctcccatttattgcGTTAGTAGAATTTTAACGGAAGCAGAAACTCACTACCCACATATGGAGAAGTTGGCCTTATCCCTAGTAGTCGTCGCTCGAAAGCTAAGGccttacttccaatgtcacccggtAGTTGTAGTGACCACCTTTCCCCTGCggaatatccttcataaacctAAACTTTCAGGTAGGCTGGCCAAGTGGgccgtcaaaatgagtgaatttgacatagaatataaacccaggactgcgattaagtcataagttttggccgactttatgACCGATTTTAGTCCGGGATTGTTACCTTTGGCAACCAAAGAAGAAGTGATGGTATCAAAATCGACATCAGGAGTTTAGACCTATTTACGAACGGAGCTTCAAaagtaaaagggtccgggctcagcATAGTATTAACCATGCCTttgggagaaaccctaaggcaggccataagaacggttcctctgactaacaatgaagcggagtatgaagctttgattgtagggctcgaattggcccggggactagattatgaggtcatagaaatcaaatgcgactcctagctggtggtaaatcaggtctacgggatgtTCACGGCCAAAgaggaacgcatgcaacaatacgtagtGAAGGTTCAGGTTCTGCTTGCTCGGTTCTGTGAGTGGTCAATTAcacatatcccgagggaagaaaatgcgGAAGTGGGCGCATTGGCTAACCTTGGCTCATCTACGAAAATGAAGGGATCGGACTCTGGTACTGTCGTACAGCTTATGCACTCGGTTCTGGACGTAGATAGCTGCTACGAGGTAAACGCGACTAATTTGGTTTGGGATTGGAGGGATGAGATCATTTATTACCTCGATCACGAAAAGTTGCCTGAAGATCCTAAGGCATCCCAGGTGCTGCGCATTAAAGCATCACGATATAGTTTCAAAGGAGGTCAATTGTAcaggaaatctttccaaggcGCGCTGACCCAATGTTTTGGAGCCtccgaagctaattatgttatgcgaAAAGTCCACGAAGGaatttgtggaaatcattcggccacagattccttagtactaaaattagtaagggcaggatactattggTTCCGATGGAACAAGGCGCTAAAGCTTATGTTCAAAAATGctataagtgccaacgctacgcatCGTTGGTACATCAGCCAGTAGAACCATTGCACTTAGTTTGttgccatggccgttcatgaagtagggaatggatatcgtcggaccaCTACCGCCGGCCCCTGGTAAGGTaatgtttcttttgattttaactaactatttttctaagtgggttgaaacaGGTCTTTATCAGAAGATTGTTGAAcgtgaagtggtggatttcttgtgggagaataTAAGTTGCAGAGAGACTATTTGttagggtaaaatatgtttatattaaatgatcgtaTGAGGAAATGACATGTGGAGCCGAAAACAGAAGATAGTTGAATCCGAAGGCAACGATCGTGTCTGTTACTAGAGAGAATGATacttataaatatgaaataaatgcCTGTTTCCCGGTAGCACTTAATGaggaatattctacaacattaatTACACGGCCCGTTACAAAGAATATGTCATTCACTGCCTGcgattacacattcttcaatgaccctcataattgacattaaagaggggtttgatcctaggaccttgttccctaagtgcagctataaatagtaaGCTTCATTATCATTGAAAACAACACAGATTTTCTGACAAACATACGCTACACTATATTCAAAGCTCAATATAATTATATCTTCTTGTTTATTGATATCATTGTTATTGTCCCCGGAAGCCCTGCTCTCGGAATTATAATTTCTCCTATTTTAtctccatctcaaggctaagtattacatttttgtctaattcatctattattttaggatcaaattaattcacttgtttataaaccatatataaatttaactgtatcattttatgggtaaacaagCACTAGGTTGACAATGTAATGTTTAATTTGGGAGTTTAAGGTATATAAACACTAGAGAtaatttgtcttatttttaaaattaaaataataatttatcttatttttaaaattaaaataataatttatcttatttttaaaattaaaatattatatttgaaggagGCTTATTTATAAATATTGAGTGACCTCAACAAAGAATGACAACAAAAAGATATATATTTTCGAATCcaaaaaatttgaaattgagaTAGTGGGAgtatattttattataatttaaaataaattatttgaattttTCTTGTATAATATTTAGTCAAAATTGCGtgatttttttattataaaaagagAAAATGCATAAAGACCTCATTCAACTTGTCCTGAAAAATTATTTACACACCTAAACTTTACGGTGTCTTAACACCCCACTATtgttaaaataattatatttatttacTCCATCTTAAGCCCTGACCCAACTATAATAATTTGAGTGGAAAACACGCGCTTTATTACGAAGCCACATAATTAAAATGTCCAGTAAATAAAAATAACAGCCTTCCCCTATTCACTTTCACTCTCATTTACCCTATCAGTTAAAAATTCCCAACTTGAAGAACCCTAATGCCCAACCCTCGAAAATTCGATTTTCCTGACCAAAATCGAAGGGACCTATTGCAAAATCCTTCGATTTCATTGTTCTTTAgggttcattttgttgttattatttaaTATGATGAGTTGGTGGAAGACCCGTTCGAAGCTAAAGGTCTTTGAAGAATCAAGTTCAAATATTGaagttgaattatttgtgaaaccATATCTACATTTGGAGGTAAATCCATCAACCCTAGCCTTTTCTCTTATCAACCCTAAATATTATCTCTGTTTTAGTTTGTTTAATATCGTCCGTAACTAGAGTTTTGAACTTGCTTCAAATTTCTTCACTGTAACATTTTCAATGTAAAATTCAATAACAGAAATACAATTTTTAAGGTGTAATAATAACcaaatttcagttttttcttGTTGCATGTGTTATCACTTGTTACGTCAGGGTATAATATTAACTGTTAATCCTTAATTAGTTTATTTTCTGCTATATTCAGGCATTTCAATGTCTTTTGTACTTGTTACACTGAGGTTTTTCCATGGTGAAAAAATCTCCATGGAtaagttacattccttttcaaTTGAGGATTATGTTGGTAGGATGATTACTGATTGTGTTGATGTCGATGTAGATATGTTCTCGTATTTTGAGTTTCTAGGTTATGTGAAAGAGTTTGGGTACAATAGTTcttttgttgttatttatgttaGACCACTTAATTATCTTGGTTTAGTAGTAATTAAAGTTAGTAGGGACCTTATGGGCATTTGTGAATAGTTAAAAATGGGGATATTTTGGAGGTATATATAGATCACATGGTTGATGATGTTGTAATGGTTTCCCCTCCATCAAAATATGTCAGCCAAGTGGGAGTGATAGTAATGTTACTTTTGAGAAGGAATCTGGTCAAGATTTGGGGGGCTGTGAGAGTTTGGGAACTTCTGAAAAGGCATCCAATGCTGCTGAAAATAGTGCCAATAACAATGTGCCTACAACTGTTACTACTAATGATAATTCAAAATCCTCATCTGAATCTAGCAGCAACACTAATAATAGCTCAGATTCAGAGCATGAGGAATTGTTTGAAGAAGGAGAAGCTGATTATGGCAGTGATACACATGAGGAGTACATGATATTTAGGGCAGAAAAAAGGACTGTAGAGAGAAGGAAGGGGAAAGAAAGTGCTCGTGAATAAGAACATGTTAAACTAGGTAGGAGAGGGCCAAATGTGGGGTATGATGAATATGAATCTAGGAAGAAGAAGAGTTTGGAAGGTAAGATAGGTGGTGATGACCCTTATTACCCTTCAGATGATGCTGCCAACTTTGAGACAGATCCAGATGATGTTGATGATGAAGGTAAATGGAAGGTTCAACAGAAAGTTAAagcaagaagaagaaggagacaAAAGAAGAGTTATCTTTGACAAGACTTGCAAGCAAATAGTTTGGGAAACTGGACTTGCATTTGCAAGTGTGAGAGATTTCAGAGAAGTTGTAACTAAATATGTTGTTCAACAAAAGTTTTttatagaaaaatatataaatgaacCTACAAGGGTGAGAGTTAAGTACAAGAAGACATCATGTCCTTGGCTTCTAGTTGCTAGTTATGACTCTAGGACTAAGGATTTTGTAGTCAAGAACTACAATCCAATTCACAAATGTGACCCTACTAACAGAAATAAGTTATGTAATTCAAAGTACTTGGCCAAAAGATTCAATGAGAGGATAAAAGAACAACATAACATTAGAGTAATCAAGTTTCAGGAGATTATTAGAAAAAAAATTGGGATTCTATGTTGGGAGGACTATTTGTAGGAGGacaagaaatattgtgttgaatgAGATAATGATGATCATAAACTAGACTATGGCAGAATATTAGATTATAAGGATGAGTTTCTTAGATCAAATCCAGGGAGTACATATATAGTGAAGCTTAGTGATGAAACATTTGAAGGTGGGAAGAAAATATTTCTTGGGTTCTATATTTGTTTTCATGCAATGAAGAAGTCCTACTTGGCTGGTTGTAGGCCATGCATTGGGTTGGATGGATATTTTTTAAAAGAGGTATGTAGAGTCCAACTACTTGTAGCAGTTTGCAAAGATAGAAATAATCATATGCTTCCACTTGCTTGGGTTGTTGTTGAGATTGAAAATATGCACACTTGGAGGTGGTTTGTCAACCTTTTAAAGGATGATCTTCAGCTTGGAAATGGTACAAATATGACCATTATAACATATATGCAAAAAGTAAGCACTTGTAGTTTATTGCTATTTTTCTACTGCTAATTAGCTTTAAAACTAACTATCATTATTCATTTTGCAGGGGTGTGAGAATGCTATAACAAATCTACTTTCAAAATCTGAACATAGTATGTGTGCAAGGCACATCCTAGCTAACTGGTCTAAGAAATGGAGGGGCATAGAGAGAAAAAACTGCTTCTGAAGGTATGCAAGGTCTACCTATGAGTGAGAGTTGACGAAAAATCTGGATGACATGAAGAAATTGGGTAATAAGATATTTGATGAACTGTTGTACTACAACATAGAAAAATGGAACAAGGTGTATTTCAACACATTCTGCAAGTATGACAATGTTgacaataatatggcagaatgtTTCAATGCTTTGATTTTGGCAGCAAAGCAGAAGACTATAGTGACGATGCTTGAAGAAATAAGGGTGAAGATGATGAACAGAATATGTCAACTCAGATAGTTTGGAAACATTTGGATTACTGATTTTTCACCAATGGCCATGAACGTCTTGGAAGAGAACACATAAAGATCAATGAAATGTAATATTTTCTGGAATGATGAGTTTGAATTTGAAGTGAAGCAAGGATCAGGTGCAGCTAAAGTGAAGCATCTGGTGGACATCAATATGAAAACATGCACCTGCAGAGCTTAGATGTTAGAAGGCATACTATGTGCTTATGCAGTTGCTGCTCTCCATTATAAAAATCTGGAGCCATTGAACTATATTTCTCACTAGTACAGTAATGCCACTTACATGAAAAATACAGTTACTTTCTTCAGCCTGTTTTGGGTATGAATATGTGGCAAGAGTCACAAAATACAACTGTTATACCACCTCATATCAACAAGATGCCAGGCAGGCTAAAGAATGTGAGAAGAAAAGAGCCAAGTGAAAATAAGACATGAAAAATTGTCCAAAAGTGGGGTGAAAATGACATGTAGCAATTGTCATAACAAGGGTCATAACAAAAGGGGATATCATAAAGCTGCTGGAAGTAATATTGCTGCTACTTCAGCAAGTTAtgtgcctgcaagtgttagtagTTCAAAGCCACCAAAGCAAAGTACCGGAAAAGGGGGAGAGAGCAAGGGGTAAGCCAAAAGGTTCTAAAGAAAAGGTGAATTTCTTTCCTTTAATGTCATCTTTCTCTTTTTAAATTATTAACAAAACTCTTACTTTTAATTGGTTGATGTAGGATGTTGGTACTAGTAGTGATGTAAGAACACAATATAACAAGCCAAGGATGGTTGGGATGGGAGTTTTACACACTCAAAGTGGCTT is a window from the Nicotiana tomentosiformis chromosome 10, ASM39032v3, whole genome shotgun sequence genome containing:
- the LOC138899741 gene encoding uncharacterized protein → MTLITLQMMLPTLRQIQMMLMMKVNGRFNRKLKQEEEGDKRRVIFDKTCKQIVWETGLAFASVRDFREVVTKYVVQQKFFIEKYINEPTRVRVKYKKTSCPWLLVASYDSRTKDFVVKNYNPIHKCDPTNRNKLCNSKYLAKRFNERIKEQHNIRVIKILDYKDEFLRSNPGSTYIVKLSDETFEGGKKIFLGFYICFHAMKKSYLAGCRPCIGLDGYFLKEVCRVQLLVAVCKDRNNHMLPLAWVVVEIENMHTWRWFVNLLKDDLQLGNGV